One genomic segment of Flagellimonas marinaquae includes these proteins:
- a CDS encoding universal stress protein: protein MRLRMDKRILLPTDYSKNALNAIRYALELYRNVHCDFYILNAFHISSYTLDSMRVPETGEPYYEAAKQEAEAGMERLMQMVRLHPQNHKHEFHTITTFNSVTEAIRNVVDKKDIDMIIMGTKGITESKARIFGTNTVNVMERIRECPVIAVPNNYMFEEPKEIVFPTDYKSPFKKKEMADVIELSQLFNATIHVLHIDKNKDGKLDRKEQGNKELLQEILEGVAYRMHFEPAAKISDGINAFVDRHKCDMIAFLNRKHLFFGSILTNPLVKKIGYDPKVPILELNDN, encoded by the coding sequence ATGAGATTACGTATGGACAAAAGGATTTTGTTGCCTACCGATTATTCCAAAAATGCATTGAACGCCATTAGGTACGCCTTGGAGTTGTATAGAAATGTACACTGCGACTTTTATATTCTCAATGCGTTCCATATATCCAGCTACACCTTGGATAGCATGAGGGTCCCGGAAACAGGCGAACCGTACTACGAAGCTGCAAAACAAGAAGCGGAAGCAGGTATGGAGCGACTAATGCAAATGGTCAGACTCCATCCACAGAACCATAAGCACGAATTTCATACCATAACGACCTTTAACAGTGTTACCGAGGCGATCAGAAATGTTGTCGATAAAAAAGATATCGACATGATCATCATGGGAACCAAAGGTATCACCGAATCCAAGGCTCGGATATTCGGCACCAATACTGTAAATGTAATGGAACGGATCAGGGAGTGCCCCGTAATTGCAGTGCCCAATAATTATATGTTCGAAGAACCAAAGGAAATTGTTTTTCCTACCGATTATAAATCCCCTTTTAAGAAAAAAGAAATGGCAGATGTAATCGAGTTGTCACAATTGTTCAATGCTACCATCCATGTATTGCACATTGATAAGAACAAAGACGGTAAACTGGACAGGAAAGAGCAAGGCAATAAGGAATTGCTCCAAGAAATTCTGGAAGGGGTAGCGTACCGGATGCACTTTGAGCCTGCAGCTAAGATCAGTGATGGGATCAACGCATTTGTCGATAGGCACAAATGTGATATGATTGCCTTTTTGAACAGAAAGCACTTATTTTTTGGAAGCATACTTACCAATCCTTTGGTGAAAAAAATAGGGTACGACCCCAAAGTGCCCATATTGGAACTTAACGATAACTAA
- a CDS encoding GNAT family N-acetyltransferase — translation MKLYFRIADHNDVDFLLMLEKKSFPDFQQTTKANLKKGIKSSFQEIIIVEDADITGQRIGSAILFKYKHMLRLYSISILPEFRNYGIGSKILEHIKAFALSKNFTSITLEVRAKNEKLVDWYLSNGFLVIKTLKDYYRPNEDALKMGMRIGSASTDHDTKNLIVIDRPYSWEKSEIKATVISVKDYINNPLYQNNSNFRVFNLCSSYKYQSFGYYVSLLASARGQRAIPSSSTIKDVQLANVVQSLSYELNEQVNRVLGKDKGESILLEVYFGQTSIPAYKTLATKLFQVFEVPLFSINFIKAEKWIIKNIKVLTFKDLNTEKKDMVYHAAQKYFNKKRYHFPKLNNYKYDLAILINPFEEYPPSNKEALEKFRKTANKKGMYVEFISKNDINKINEFDALLIRETTNVNHYTYELSRLAYAEGLVVIDDPWSILRCSNKIYQHELFKKNKIRTPKTIALTKNMSEDNILEQLNYPAVLKQPDSAFSLGVIKVNDKTEAIHQLKSLFKKTDMVIGQEFLYSDFDWRIGVLDNKPIYACKYFMTKDHWQIYNWSSEEEEKSGNHETVVIEQVPEQILNTAVKASSLIGDGLYGVDLKFVDNKVYVIEVNDNPNIDFGVEDELLGDELYALIIDSLINRIEIMKNIRHINLIK, via the coding sequence ATGAAGTTATATTTTCGCATAGCGGACCATAATGATGTAGATTTCCTTTTAATGCTCGAAAAGAAATCGTTCCCTGATTTTCAGCAAACTACAAAGGCCAATCTAAAAAAAGGGATCAAGAGTTCTTTTCAGGAAATAATAATTGTGGAAGATGCAGACATTACAGGTCAAAGGATCGGCTCGGCCATTTTGTTCAAATACAAGCACATGCTCCGGCTGTACTCAATCAGTATTTTACCCGAATTTCGAAATTATGGCATTGGCTCCAAAATTTTAGAACATATAAAAGCATTTGCTTTGTCCAAAAATTTTACGAGCATCACCTTGGAAGTTAGGGCAAAAAATGAAAAACTGGTGGATTGGTATCTCTCCAACGGGTTTTTGGTGATCAAAACACTAAAAGATTATTACCGACCCAACGAAGATGCCCTTAAAATGGGTATGCGAATAGGATCAGCCAGCACAGACCACGACACTAAAAACCTAATCGTTATCGATAGACCTTATTCTTGGGAGAAATCCGAAATAAAGGCAACGGTGATTTCGGTAAAGGATTACATCAATAACCCATTGTACCAGAACAATTCGAATTTTAGGGTTTTTAATTTGTGCAGTTCGTACAAGTATCAAAGTTTTGGGTACTATGTATCTTTACTAGCATCGGCTAGAGGACAGCGCGCCATTCCGAGTTCGTCCACAATTAAAGATGTGCAATTGGCCAATGTGGTACAATCTCTTTCATACGAGCTCAACGAACAAGTAAACCGTGTTCTTGGCAAGGATAAAGGGGAAAGCATCCTATTGGAAGTCTATTTTGGACAAACATCTATTCCTGCATACAAAACATTGGCTACCAAATTGTTCCAGGTTTTTGAAGTCCCATTGTTCTCCATCAATTTTATTAAAGCGGAAAAATGGATCATTAAAAATATAAAAGTCTTGACTTTTAAGGACCTAAACACCGAAAAGAAAGATATGGTGTACCATGCCGCCCAAAAATACTTCAATAAAAAGCGGTACCATTTTCCAAAGTTGAACAATTACAAGTACGATCTTGCCATATTGATCAACCCCTTTGAGGAATATCCGCCATCCAATAAGGAGGCCCTTGAAAAATTCCGCAAAACCGCAAACAAAAAAGGGATGTATGTGGAGTTTATAAGCAAGAACGACATCAACAAAATAAACGAGTTCGACGCACTTTTGATACGCGAAACCACCAATGTAAACCATTATACCTACGAACTTTCTCGTTTGGCCTATGCCGAAGGTTTGGTGGTAATAGACGACCCTTGGTCCATTTTACGGTGTTCGAATAAGATTTATCAGCATGAACTCTTTAAGAAAAATAAAATCAGGACACCCAAGACCATTGCCCTAACAAAAAATATGTCCGAAGATAACATTCTGGAACAGTTGAACTATCCGGCCGTTTTAAAGCAGCCCGATAGCGCATTTTCCTTAGGGGTGATAAAAGTGAACGATAAAACCGAAGCAATACACCAACTAAAGTCCCTTTTTAAAAAAACGGATATGGTAATTGGACAGGAATTTCTATACTCGGACTTCGATTGGAGAATAGGAGTGCTGGACAACAAGCCAATATATGCCTGCAAGTATTTTATGACCAAAGATCATTGGCAAATTTATAATTGGAGCAGCGAAGAGGAAGAAAAGTCCGGCAACCATGAAACCGTGGTCATAGAACAGGTACCGGAACAGATCTTAAATACAGCTGTGAAAGCATCTTCGTTAATTGGGGATGGATTGTACGGGGTAGACCTTAAATTTGTGGACAATAAAGTGTATGTGATAGAGGTAAACGACAACCCGAACATTGATTTTGGGGTAGAGGATGAACTCTTGGGCGATGAACTTTATGCATTGATCATTGATTCTCTGATCAATCGAATTGAGATAATGAAAAATATCCGGCACATTAACTTGATCAAATAA
- a CDS encoding 2-hydroxyacid dehydrogenase: MKVLVYSAKDFEIEYLKKVNDGKHNLKFVPEALNTTTAVMAAGFDAICIFSNDDASLVVLEILQDLGVKYITLRSTGYNNVSVKSAKRIGLKIAYAPEYSPHAIAEHTVGLTLALNRKLILANAQVHQYNFMLDNLIGTEIFGKTVGIFGTGRIGSILVKIFHAFGCKVLANDIERNQYLENHYEVEYVPLEVLCRRSDIISINTPLTYETHHVFNETLFSVMKKGALLVNTARGGIVKTNDVITALKNGNLGGYATDVYEQERGVFFKDNGKSGIADELLKELIDLPNVLLTPHHAFATKEALERIAETTIYNLDCWEEGRSCKNELEFQTITL, translated from the coding sequence ATGAAAGTACTTGTTTACAGTGCCAAGGATTTTGAGATAGAATATTTAAAAAAAGTGAACGATGGCAAACACAACTTAAAGTTTGTGCCGGAAGCGCTCAATACCACGACCGCGGTAATGGCAGCTGGCTTCGATGCCATCTGTATATTCTCCAATGATGATGCCTCTTTGGTGGTACTGGAAATTCTTCAGGATCTGGGAGTAAAATATATAACACTACGATCTACGGGCTACAATAATGTAAGCGTTAAGTCTGCCAAGCGAATCGGGCTCAAAATCGCTTACGCTCCGGAATATTCGCCACATGCCATTGCGGAACATACAGTGGGACTTACTTTGGCACTAAATCGGAAGTTGATTTTGGCCAATGCCCAGGTGCACCAATATAATTTTATGTTGGACAATCTGATCGGTACTGAGATCTTTGGCAAAACCGTGGGTATTTTTGGAACAGGTAGAATAGGCTCTATTTTAGTAAAGATCTTTCATGCTTTCGGGTGTAAAGTATTGGCGAACGATATAGAACGTAACCAGTATTTGGAAAACCATTACGAAGTGGAGTATGTTCCCTTGGAAGTACTGTGCCGTAGATCGGATATAATCAGTATCAACACGCCATTGACCTACGAAACACACCATGTTTTTAATGAAACGCTGTTCTCCGTTATGAAAAAGGGGGCATTGTTGGTGAACACAGCTCGCGGTGGGATCGTAAAGACCAATGATGTTATAACCGCCCTTAAAAATGGAAATCTTGGAGGGTATGCAACCGACGTTTATGAACAGGAAAGGGGTGTTTTCTTTAAGGATAACGGTAAATCGGGCATTGCCGACGAGCTTTTGAAAGAGTTGATCGATCTGCCGAATGTGTTATTGACCCCTCACCATGCATTTGCAACCAAAGAGGCGCTTGAGCGCATTGCGGAAACCACCATTTATAACTTGGATTGTTGGGAAGAGGGCAGGAGCTGTAAAAACGAATTGGAGTTTCAGACAATCACTTTATAG
- a CDS encoding universal stress protein yields the protein MKNILVPTDFSENSIQALKYAQVLLSGMECNFYVLYVGTLLDTKADAESLQEKTDETRKNTKRRLNDLVRAERKKSTKANHFFFALHEYGFFIPIIKKHLEEQDIHLIVMGTKGVSGFREKVVGSNAGDVITKVQCNTLVVPQHVDLSKPREIAFPTDFNIFYSLKILRPMVEMVQCSNAKLRIMNALKYGDTLSEEQQKNKEYLMDFMEETFPKVHSFHTITNQKVKSAIQCFAESREVDMMIMVAKNLNFIQQILFDSIVEQISFHTKIPFYVIHE from the coding sequence ATGAAGAATATTCTGGTCCCCACGGATTTTTCGGAAAATTCCATTCAGGCGCTAAAGTATGCCCAAGTGCTGCTCAGCGGAATGGAATGCAATTTCTACGTGTTATATGTTGGCACCCTACTGGATACCAAAGCTGATGCAGAATCGCTCCAAGAAAAAACGGACGAGACCAGAAAAAATACTAAAAGGCGACTGAATGATCTGGTACGGGCGGAACGTAAAAAAAGTACTAAGGCCAATCACTTTTTTTTCGCTTTGCACGAGTACGGTTTTTTTATTCCGATCATAAAAAAACATCTGGAAGAACAAGATATCCATCTTATTGTAATGGGTACCAAAGGTGTTTCCGGTTTTCGGGAAAAAGTGGTGGGGAGCAATGCCGGCGATGTTATTACCAAAGTGCAGTGCAATACTCTCGTGGTTCCGCAACATGTTGATTTGTCCAAACCCCGAGAAATAGCTTTCCCTACGGACTTTAATATATTTTATTCCTTAAAGATCTTGCGCCCCATGGTGGAAATGGTGCAGTGCAGCAATGCGAAGCTAAGGATCATGAATGCCTTGAAATATGGTGATACCCTAAGTGAAGAGCAACAGAAAAATAAGGAATATCTTATGGACTTTATGGAAGAGACCTTTCCGAAGGTGCACAGTTTTCATACCATTACCAATCAAAAGGTAAAGTCGGCCATACAATGCTTTGCGGAGAGCAGGGAGGTCGATATGATGATCATGGTGGCCAAAAACCTAAATTTTATACAACAGATTCTGTTCGATTCCATAGTGGAGCAAATAAGTTTTCATACCAAAATTCCATTTTACGTAATTCACGAGTAG
- a CDS encoding universal stress protein, whose product MLQILVPTDFSNNSYNALFYAAKLFKNKKSTFHIVNVCSTKNDPKKEEAQLESAQGLDALVHRLIRDVGENSNHDYKKISLCSDLSEGIADYAKTNKVDLTVIGNKAQEEVKHILFGNNAMQLVREITHCPVLIVPLEIDFKKVDKLAFTSNYTYPIAEENSKAIIFFSELMDSVVVPMRIQENKGNDTAEKNRTQFLNAIAHKSGKEVELPIFDGKVNTILEFVDLWKIDMLCMVYYPHHFFLEFIGNGIIKELNTKLKVPFLILPNRQS is encoded by the coding sequence ATGTTACAGATTTTAGTACCCACCGATTTTTCAAACAATTCTTACAATGCGCTGTTCTATGCCGCTAAATTGTTCAAGAACAAGAAAAGTACATTTCATATTGTAAATGTGTGCAGTACCAAGAACGATCCAAAAAAGGAAGAGGCCCAATTGGAATCGGCCCAAGGATTGGATGCATTGGTACATCGGCTGATCAGGGATGTAGGAGAGAATTCGAACCATGACTATAAAAAAATATCGCTATGTTCGGATTTATCCGAGGGGATTGCTGATTATGCCAAAACAAACAAAGTGGACCTTACCGTAATTGGAAACAAGGCACAAGAAGAAGTCAAACATATTCTGTTCGGGAACAATGCCATGCAGTTAGTTCGAGAAATAACCCATTGCCCTGTATTGATCGTGCCCTTGGAAATCGATTTTAAAAAGGTGGATAAACTGGCTTTTACATCCAATTATACCTATCCTATTGCAGAAGAAAATAGTAAGGCCATCATTTTTTTTAGTGAATTGATGGATAGTGTTGTTGTGCCAATGCGCATTCAAGAAAATAAAGGGAACGATACTGCCGAAAAGAACAGAACCCAATTTTTAAATGCGATTGCCCATAAAAGTGGAAAAGAGGTCGAGTTGCCCATTTTCGATGGCAAGGTGAACACGATTTTGGAATTTGTAGATCTCTGGAAAATAGATATGCTCTGCATGGTGTACTACCCGCACCACTTCTTTTTGGAGTTTATAGGCAATGGCATTATAAAGGAACTGAATACCAAATTAAAAGTCCCTTTTTTAATTTTGCCCAACCGCCAAAGTTGA
- a CDS encoding universal stress protein, translating to MFRVVLPTDFSDNAFHAISYAVKLLEKSTCIFYLVHAYTPPVYRADYTLGSPGQLGLPDTEKYKAEEALEKTRQKIKAQFNIPTHTYVTHAAFNSLADEIASITNKENIDFVVMGTQGATGAKEILFGSNTVHVIQRTSVPILAIPSFFEFKPPHNILFPTDFEVDYDKANIDFLLKLSKLWHAKLHVLHVSSPSGLDADQEKNKTYLQGMLLEENTVFYDLPDQELIEGINGFQNKAQVELLAMVKNKHSFIERLFIEPIIKNIGLHARVPFLVLPYNQ from the coding sequence ATGTTCAGAGTTGTATTGCCCACCGATTTTTCAGATAATGCATTCCATGCCATTTCCTATGCAGTAAAACTGTTGGAAAAGTCCACTTGTATTTTTTATCTGGTACATGCATATACCCCACCAGTGTACAGGGCCGATTATACTTTGGGCAGCCCGGGCCAATTGGGATTGCCTGATACAGAAAAGTACAAAGCCGAAGAAGCTTTGGAAAAAACAAGGCAAAAAATCAAGGCACAGTTCAATATACCGACCCACACGTATGTAACCCACGCTGCTTTTAATTCGTTGGCAGATGAAATCGCATCCATAACCAATAAGGAGAACATCGATTTTGTGGTAATGGGCACACAAGGGGCAACAGGAGCGAAGGAAATTTTATTTGGCTCCAATACGGTGCATGTAATTCAGAGAACTAGTGTTCCAATTCTTGCCATACCCTCGTTTTTTGAGTTTAAACCCCCACACAATATATTGTTTCCAACCGATTTTGAAGTAGATTACGATAAGGCCAATATTGATTTTTTACTCAAGCTTTCCAAACTATGGCATGCTAAACTGCATGTTTTACATGTATCATCGCCAAGCGGATTGGATGCCGATCAAGAAAAGAACAAAACCTATTTGCAGGGCATGTTGTTAGAAGAGAATACTGTTTTCTACGATTTACCGGACCAAGAACTGATAGAAGGCATCAATGGGTTTCAGAACAAGGCCCAAGTCGAACTGTTGGCCATGGTGAAAAACAAACACTCATTTATTGAACGCCTTTTTATAGAACCGATCATTAAAAATATAGGGTTACATGCCAGAGTTCCTTTTTTGGTTCTCCCCTATAACCAATAA
- a CDS encoding DUF3291 domain-containing protein: MKATITSIRLKGPLKFFALSANALKVIKQLKATNCKDFKKRGLWNTHYTMTLWESEKELKQFTKSGAHLEAMKIGKQIAREIRTVTVDSEKLPNWKEAKKLLETGHSIKY; this comes from the coding sequence ATGAAAGCAACAATAACATCAATCCGCTTAAAAGGACCACTGAAATTTTTCGCATTATCGGCTAACGCTCTAAAAGTTATTAAACAGTTAAAAGCAACAAACTGTAAAGATTTTAAAAAAAGAGGATTATGGAATACCCATTACACGATGACCCTATGGGAAAGTGAAAAAGAACTAAAACAATTTACCAAAAGCGGAGCTCATTTAGAGGCGATGAAAATCGGCAAACAGATTGCCCGGGAAATTAGGACCGTAACTGTTGATTCTGAAAAATTACCTAACTGGAAAGAAGCAAAGAAGCTTCTTGAAACGGGACATTCTATTAAATATTAA
- a CDS encoding response regulator yields MKKILLVEDDTSLRENVAELLELSGYTVCSASNGKIAVPMAIKECPDLVLCDIMMPEMDGYEVLEELSTKESTRYIPFIFISAKTERQDVRRGMNLGADDYLTKPFEEEELLGAITCRLEKAEQMQAVLSNESINKNGEGEIRSLNELKNFFDDHGQLLSYAKDDIIYNRGDHSNMVYLILKGIIKSCALDEEGKELITAIYSEDDFLGFTSLTDHLPYQEYAIAIEDVELAGISKEKVKAILEDNKSVSLELMDVITDNLSDIKKQLLQMAYSSVRKKTAQTLLRFSRAINKNKRGPLKIARSDLAGVAGIATESLIRTLSDFKHEGLIAIENRNILVLEPEALEQVH; encoded by the coding sequence ATGAAAAAAATCTTACTGGTTGAGGATGACACCTCGCTACGGGAGAATGTAGCGGAACTGTTGGAATTGTCCGGTTATACCGTATGTTCGGCATCAAATGGAAAAATAGCCGTTCCAATGGCCATAAAGGAATGTCCCGATCTGGTTCTTTGTGATATCATGATGCCGGAAATGGATGGGTACGAGGTATTGGAGGAATTATCTACAAAGGAATCCACAAGGTATATCCCGTTTATATTTATATCGGCAAAAACGGAAAGGCAAGATGTAAGAAGGGGTATGAACCTTGGTGCAGATGACTATTTGACCAAGCCGTTCGAAGAGGAGGAGCTATTGGGAGCCATAACCTGCCGACTGGAAAAAGCTGAACAAATGCAAGCTGTACTATCCAATGAATCCATTAATAAAAATGGGGAGGGTGAAATACGATCTCTGAACGAGCTCAAAAACTTTTTTGACGACCATGGTCAGTTGCTTTCTTACGCCAAGGACGACATTATCTACAATAGAGGAGATCATTCCAATATGGTTTACCTTATTTTAAAAGGGATCATAAAAAGCTGCGCCTTGGACGAAGAGGGCAAGGAGTTGATCACCGCTATATATTCGGAAGACGATTTTTTGGGATTTACATCCCTTACGGACCATTTGCCCTATCAGGAATATGCCATTGCCATTGAAGATGTTGAGTTAGCAGGAATCTCCAAGGAAAAGGTCAAGGCAATTTTGGAAGATAATAAAAGCGTTTCCTTGGAACTGATGGATGTAATCACCGATAATTTGTCCGACATTAAAAAACAATTGCTGCAAATGGCCTATAGTTCGGTAAGAAAGAAAACCGCACAGACCTTATTGCGTTTTTCCCGGGCAATAAACAAGAACAAACGTGGACCATTAAAAATTGCTCGCAGCGATTTGGCCGGAGTGGCAGGCATTGCCACCGAGAGCCTGATCAGAACCCTTTCCGATTTTAAGCATGAAGGACTAATTGCCATAGAAAATAGAAATATTCTTGTGTTGGAACCAGAGGCATTGGAGCAGGTCCACTAA
- a CDS encoding sensor histidine kinase: protein MEGFKEIDVLDILSEIISEGILIVNDQHSITASNHAANVMFGYGEGELIGEPLDVLIPKSSRADHGKLVSGFMQHGKARQMGKGLDLVGRCKNGDEFPLEISLNPFKLNSKRYVLALIMDITEKKKAKETIDYWFKIFDESLNEIYVFDPETLVFINVNLGAQKNLGFSMQELAQMSVLDIKPSLSEAVMRRLVSPLLSKRKQKVVFETEHKRKDGSTYPVEVHLQISFIGKRKVFVAIVLDITERKNYTQQLEKTVEERTQQLQEALKAEKKLNELKTKFLSLVSHEFKTPLTSILTSTSLLAKYTESEQQNKRDKHIATIKSKVKYLDGILTDFLSIERLELGKVKYELTTFPLSKVINEVIYDANMLLKEGQRIKYPNNIDGIVLDFDEKMLVLALSNLVHNAIKYSPEETDIELRVTMEQEQLNIEVVDEGFGIPPEDRPFIFDRYYRASNVLTVQGTGIGLNIVRQHMHNLDANVTFKSNREKGSTFTLHIPIKNKENEKNLTG, encoded by the coding sequence ATGGAAGGATTTAAAGAAATAGATGTACTGGATATTTTATCGGAAATCATTTCTGAGGGAATCCTGATTGTGAATGACCAACATAGTATTACGGCTAGCAACCATGCGGCAAATGTAATGTTCGGCTATGGTGAAGGAGAGCTCATCGGCGAACCATTGGATGTTTTGATACCCAAAAGCTCCAGAGCCGACCATGGCAAACTTGTTTCTGGTTTTATGCAACATGGAAAGGCCCGGCAGATGGGTAAAGGGTTGGATTTGGTCGGTCGATGTAAAAATGGGGATGAGTTTCCACTGGAAATAAGCCTCAATCCTTTTAAATTGAACAGTAAAAGGTATGTATTGGCCTTGATCATGGATATCACCGAAAAAAAGAAGGCCAAAGAAACCATAGATTATTGGTTTAAAATTTTTGATGAATCCCTAAATGAAATCTATGTTTTTGATCCAGAAACATTGGTTTTTATCAATGTAAACCTCGGGGCTCAAAAAAACTTGGGCTTCAGCATGCAAGAGTTGGCACAAATGTCGGTGTTGGATATTAAACCGAGCCTTTCGGAAGCGGTAATGAGACGTTTGGTTTCCCCATTGTTGTCCAAACGCAAACAAAAAGTTGTGTTTGAAACAGAACATAAGCGCAAAGATGGATCCACCTATCCTGTTGAGGTACATTTACAGATTTCCTTTATAGGGAAACGAAAAGTATTTGTGGCCATTGTTTTGGATATTACGGAAAGGAAAAATTATACCCAGCAACTGGAGAAGACCGTCGAGGAAAGAACACAACAATTGCAAGAGGCCCTAAAGGCCGAAAAGAAGCTCAATGAACTTAAAACAAAGTTTCTCTCATTGGTGTCGCACGAGTTTAAGACGCCGTTGACCAGCATTCTCACCTCAACATCGTTATTGGCCAAATACACCGAATCCGAACAGCAAAACAAAAGGGACAAACATATTGCCACTATTAAATCAAAAGTAAAGTACTTGGATGGTATCCTAACGGACTTTTTGTCCATAGAACGGTTGGAGCTGGGCAAGGTAAAATATGAGTTAACCACATTCCCCTTGAGCAAGGTGATCAATGAGGTGATCTACGATGCCAATATGCTGCTAAAAGAAGGACAACGAATAAAATACCCGAACAATATCGATGGTATTGTATTGGATTTTGATGAGAAAATGCTTGTTCTGGCCTTATCCAATTTGGTCCATAATGCGATAAAATATTCTCCCGAGGAAACGGATATAGAGCTTAGGGTAACCATGGAGCAAGAACAATTGAATATTGAGGTGGTCGACGAAGGCTTTGGAATACCACCAGAAGACCGACCCTTTATTTTTGATAGGTACTACCGGGCCTCCAATGTACTTACAGTTCAAGGAACCGGAATCGGGTTGAATATTGTGAGGCAACATATGCATAACCTCGATGCCAATGTTACTTTTAAAAGTAACAGGGAAAAAGGATCCACATTTACACTGCACATACCAATTAAAAACAAGGAAAATGAAAAAAATCTTACTGGTTGA
- the cls gene encoding cardiolipin synthase, with protein MLVPILITLYVIISLTMVISLLLNGVRPSKTLAWLLAIFTIPVAGALLYILFGRNRRKSKMFSQKHQTAPNDQFKNEDCRPGISANKEKITSLISNTSKCPVTCYNHLELLKDGRNTFESIFNALEEAKEHIHLQYYIFEDGLLADKLLEVFERKIAENVTIRLLYDGIGSYSLSKKYLKKLKGIGVETAQFLPFKFGRFLSSLNYRNHRKIIVIDNKIGFTGGINISDKYLKGDPALGKWHDTHLKIEGEAVDFLNRTFVTDWFLASAKKVDLNTLKIYRTQKKCTSLQIVPSSPDDDFDVMEQVYFSIINSAEKYLYIVNPYIIPNHAILQALITAALSGVDVKILMSSSTDIKLVDWCVRAYFESYLKAGIKIYLYEEGFLHSKVMLCDDEIASIGTANLDNRSLQQNYEAQVFVYDNELCRKMKSDFLSDCDKSTLLSDYEKFKSRSWGKKLIEGFAKLLSPLL; from the coding sequence ATGCTCGTTCCCATTCTTATTACACTTTATGTAATCATCTCCCTAACAATGGTGATCAGCCTTTTGCTGAACGGTGTACGCCCCAGTAAAACGCTGGCTTGGCTTTTGGCCATATTTACCATCCCAGTGGCAGGCGCACTTCTTTATATTTTATTTGGTCGAAACCGACGGAAAAGCAAAATGTTCTCCCAAAAACATCAAACTGCTCCAAATGATCAATTTAAAAATGAAGATTGTCGTCCAGGGATCTCAGCAAACAAGGAAAAAATAACCTCTTTGATCAGCAATACCTCCAAATGCCCGGTTACCTGTTATAACCATTTAGAATTGCTCAAAGATGGAAGAAACACTTTCGAAAGCATTTTTAATGCCTTGGAGGAAGCCAAAGAGCATATTCATTTGCAATATTATATTTTCGAGGACGGTCTTTTGGCCGATAAATTATTGGAGGTTTTTGAAAGAAAGATAGCCGAAAATGTCACCATTCGCCTCCTTTATGATGGTATTGGCAGCTACTCCCTAAGCAAAAAGTATTTAAAAAAACTCAAGGGCATCGGGGTGGAGACGGCACAGTTCCTACCTTTTAAATTTGGAAGATTCCTTTCTTCCCTTAACTACAGAAACCATAGAAAGATCATAGTGATCGATAATAAGATCGGGTTTACGGGGGGGATCAATATTTCCGACAAATATCTGAAAGGAGATCCCGCTCTGGGCAAATGGCACGATACCCACTTAAAAATTGAAGGCGAAGCTGTGGACTTCCTCAACCGCACTTTTGTAACCGATTGGTTTCTGGCAAGTGCAAAAAAAGTAGATCTGAATACATTAAAGATCTACCGGACGCAAAAAAAATGCACATCGCTCCAAATTGTTCCCAGTAGCCCCGACGACGATTTTGATGTTATGGAGCAAGTGTATTTTTCCATAATAAACAGTGCGGAAAAATACCTCTACATCGTTAATCCCTATATTATTCCCAACCACGCCATTTTACAAGCATTGATCACCGCAGCGCTCAGCGGGGTGGATGTAAAGATATTAATGTCCTCCAGTACCGATATCAAGTTGGTGGATTGGTGTGTACGTGCCTATTTTGAATCTTATCTAAAGGCAGGTATAAAAATTTATCTGTACGAAGAAGGCTTTTTACATAGCAAGGTAATGTTGTGCGACGATGAGATTGCAAGCATTGGAACGGCCAATTTGGACAACAGGAGCCTGCAGCAGAATTATGAGGCACAAGTTTTTGTCTACGACAACGAGCTTTGCCGCAAAATGAAATCCGATTTTTTGTCGGATTGTGATAAGTCCACCCTCTTGTCCGATTACGAAAAATTTAAATCGCGCTCATGGGGCAAAAAACTGATTGAAGGTTTTGCCAAACTTTTAAGTCCGCTTCTATAA